The window AGCCATTGTCCGGAACGATGAAGCCGTAGCCCTTCGAGGCGTCGAACCATTTGATTACGCCGGAGATTTCGACGAGGTTAGCGGCACTATCGCCCAAGCCCGACAGCGCATCCATCGCCGGATCGCGCTCGGCGTTAGCTGAAAATTCGCCTGGCCCAAGCCTGTTCGGTCCGGTCCCGCCTGGCGGTACCCCGAGCTTTTTGGACTCAAATCCGTCCGACCCCATGACCCCGGACCCCACACATCATCTGCGGCCCGCCATCTCAAGCGGCGGCGCCGTAACGCGCGCCCATCCATGATTAGCCATGACGACGCGACGCGAATCTCTCGAATCAAAAGATAACACTCCCGCGTGTGGCGCATAGATAAAAAACGAATCTGCCGGAACCTATGAACAGCCTTGCACAGCCGCGAATCAATTGGGCATCAGTTGCCCACGAACGGTCCAAGCGTCTCCCCGATGTCGTGGCGGATCACGAGATCGGCGAACTCGTCCTGCTCGGTGGGTTCGTTGTTAATGATGACGAGCTTGGCCCCGCAGTTTTTGGCCAGCATCGGAAAGCCCGCGGCCGGCCAGACCACCAGCGACGATCCAATCGCAAGGAACAGGTCGCAGTGCTGGGCAAGTTCCGTGGCGCGGCGCATGGCCTCGTCGGGCATCGCCTGCCCGAACGAGATGGTGGCGGTCTTCACCGGCTCGTCGCAGGCGGTGCAATCAGGCGCACCGCTTTCATCGAAGCGCTTTCTGACCCAGGCCAGATCGTAGGCCTGCCCGCACCCGATGCAGCGCGCGTAGGTGGTATTGCCGTGCAGCTCGACGACGTGGTCGGCTGAAAACCCCGACACCTGATGCAGATTGTCGATGTTCTGGGTGACGATGGCGGGGATCTTGCCGGCCCGGTAGAGCGAGGCGAGCGCGCGGTGACCGCGCCCCGGCTTGGCGGCGGCAAAGGTCGGCTCCATCGCAAAGCGCCGCCGCCACGCTTCGTCCCTGGCCTCGGGACTGGATACGAACTCATCGAACGGGATCGGCCGGTTGCGGGTCCACAATCCGCCGGGCGAGCGGAAGTCGGGAATACCGCATTCTGTCGAGATGCCGGCGCCGGTGAAGGGAACGATGATGGAGGCTGCCGCGATCATGTCGCCGAGCCGTTCGACGCCGCTGCGAAGATCTGACGCAATCATCTACGACATTCCAAAAGCTTGACCGCGCGCATTATAGCACGGCCAATCGGAATGCGCCTTTGATCGCGTTTTGTGATCGCGCCTGCCTCAGGCCGCCGCCTCACGCTGCCTTTGCGATCGGTTCTTTGGCGATCGGCTCCTTGAGCTCGTCGCTCTTCTTTTCGTCGTGCTTCCTGCCGGCCTTCACGACCGGCGCCACGTCAGGGGCTCGCTTCGCAGGCTTGCCGTACTGGGACAATTTCTCCAGCTCGGCCTCGAGTTCGGCACGGCGTGCGGCGACCTTCTCCATCAATTTGTCGGTCGTGCTCTCACGCAACGCCGCGAGTTCTTCGATGCCAAGTGAATCCAGATCGATCTTTGCCATGCAGGCCTCCCATTTTCTTTTTGGCTACCGGGAAGGCACGCACACCACAAGCATGCGCGCGATCTTATCCACCGCGTTGTCGACGCGTGACGATCACGGTCCTGCACCGCTCCTCATTCGTGCCCCAATCGCAGGCGCCAATGAAGGTGGGACAATAATCGAAGGGATGGGCATGACCGACCGGGGAGACAATGCCGCGCGCGAGCGGGAAGAGATCGTCGCGCGCCTGGCAAATTTCAAAGCAACGCAGGAAAAATTCGAGCGCG is drawn from Bradyrhizobium lablabi and contains these coding sequences:
- a CDS encoding SIR2 family NAD-dependent protein deacylase, encoding MIASDLRSGVERLGDMIAAASIIVPFTGAGISTECGIPDFRSPGGLWTRNRPIPFDEFVSSPEARDEAWRRRFAMEPTFAAAKPGRGHRALASLYRAGKIPAIVTQNIDNLHQVSGFSADHVVELHGNTTYARCIGCGQAYDLAWVRKRFDESGAPDCTACDEPVKTATISFGQAMPDEAMRRATELAQHCDLFLAIGSSLVVWPAAGFPMLAKNCGAKLVIINNEPTEQDEFADLVIRHDIGETLGPFVGN